In a single window of the Cydia pomonella isolate Wapato2018A chromosome 2, ilCydPomo1, whole genome shotgun sequence genome:
- the LOC133515541 gene encoding protein peste-like isoform X1, with protein MRGRTPRWRCVFAVVCALLAAAGIAISLTWGRVFDSVVARQVALVPGSRSFREWEAPSVPLFMDVYLFNWTNSENFPQEKPHLVQLGPYRFKEHRQHVNVTWHVNNGSMAYRTLRSWHFQPSSNGSLDDNVTMLNIIAASAIYRARDWGFLEQKMLSMSLAMFGQHMVVSKPARELLFEGYEDALLDVAKTLPASATGGAPPVDRFGLFYERNNSITTDGYMEVSTGVDSGTLPGQVLRWNYEDYLPYYTGECAKNRYDSRFLREMFLYATLRRSSIKGWNGKTRTYLLKGSAGEFLPRDLTERSAVTVFVPDLCRSIQLTHKLSGELGGLPYHRYSVAPESFDNSTSSHHNTCFCNGDCSWGGVMNVSACRYGSPSFISLPHFLHADPALAAAVSGLQPDEDKHSFYFSVEPNLGVPLEVAARFQLNVLIEPNPNIALYEKVPKMLFPIFWVEQSVQTEASIIEELVYARTILEWGATVCACTALLLLVLVALATCCVPRHKYARPADGAIISEKPKDEAEIKLNNL; from the exons ATGCGCGGGCGCACGCCGCGTTGGCGTTGCGTGTTCGCGGTCGTGTGCGCGCTGCTCGCTGCCGCCGGCATCGCCATCTCGCTCACCTGGGGCCGGGTTTTCGACTCTGTGGTGGCGCGA CAAGTGGCCCTGGTGCCTGGGTCCCGATCATTCCGCGAGTGGGAGGCACCGTCTGTGCCACTCTTCATGGATGTGTACCTCTTCAACTGGACCAATTCGGAAAATTTCCCACAGGAAAAGCCTCACTTGGTGCAGTTAG GTCCATACCGCTTCAAAGAGCACCGGCAGCACGTGAATGTGACGTGGCATGTGAACAACGGCTCGATGGCCTATCGCACCCTACGGAGCTGGCACTTCCAACCCTCCAGCAACGGCAGCCTCGACGACAACGTAACCATGCTCAACATCATAGCTGCA TCAGCGATCTACCGCGCTCGAGACTGGGGCTTCTTAGAGCAGAAGATGCTGTCCATGTCGCTGGCCATGTTCGGGCAGCACATGGTGGTGTCGAAGCCGGCTCGGGAGCTGCTGTTCGAGGGCTACGAGGACGCGCTCCTGGACGTGGCCAAGACCTTGCCGGCCAGCGCGACTGGCGGCGCTCCGCCTGTTGATAGATTTGGACTGTTCTACGAA AGGAATAACTCTATCACGACCGATGGCTACATGGAAGTGTCCACAGGGGTGGATAGCGGCACTCTACCAGGTCAGGTGCTGCGGTGGAACTACGAGGACTATCTGCCATACTACACTGGGGAGTGCGCCAAG aaTCGATACGATAGTAGATTCTTACGGGAGATGTTTCTATACGCGACTCTAAGGCGTTCAAGCATCAAGGGATGGAATGGAAAAACTCGCACATATCTG CTGAAGGGGAGCGCGGGGGAGTTCCTGCCCCGAGACCTGACGGAGCGCTCGGCGGTGACGGTGTTCGTGCCGGACCTGTGCCGCTCCATACAGCTCACGCACAAGCTTAGCGGAGAGCTTGGAGGCTTGCCCTACCACCGCTACTCTGTCGCGCCGGAGAGCTTCGATAACT CAACATCCTCCCACCACAACACGTGCTTCTGCAACGGCGATTGCTCGTGGGGCGGAGTCATGAACGTGTCGGCGTGCCGCTACGGCTCGCCCTCGTTCATCTCGCTGCCGCACTTCCTGCACGCCGACCCAGCGCTCGCGGCCGCCGTCTCTGGCCTGCAGCCCGACGAGGACAAACACTCCTTCTACTTCTCTGTGGAGCCG AATCTTGGTGTGCCACTAGAAGTTGCCGCTAGATTCCAGCTAAATGTTCTAATTGAGCCGAATCCTAATATTGc GCTATATGAGAAAGTGCCAAAAATGCTCTTCCCGATTTTCTGGGTTGAGCAGAGCGTACAAACAGAAGCGAGCATCATCGAGGAGTTGGTGTACGCGCGCACCATCCTGGAGTGGGGCGCGACCGTGTGCGCGTGCACAGCGCTGCTACTGCTGGTGCTGGTGGCGCTGGCCACGTGCTGCGTGCCGCGCCACAAGTACGCGCGCCCGGCGGACGGCGCCATCATCAGCGAGAAACCCAAGGACGAAGCTGAAATAAAGCTGAATAATCTGTGA
- the LOC133515541 gene encoding protein peste-like isoform X2 — MRGRTPRWRCVFAVVCALLAAAGIAISLTWGRVFDSVVARQVALVPGSRSFREWEAPSVPLFMDVYLFNWTNSENFPQEKPHLVQLGPYRFKEHRQHVNVTWHVNNGSMAYRTLRSWHFQPSSNGSLDDNVTMLNIIAASAIYRARDWGFLEQKMLSMSLAMFGQHMVVSKPARELLFEGYEDALLDVAKTLPASATGGAPPVDRFGLFYERNNSITTDGYMEVSTGVDSGTLPGQVLRWNYEDYLPYYTGECAKLKGSAGEFLPRDLTERSAVTVFVPDLCRSIQLTHKLSGELGGLPYHRYSVAPESFDNSTSSHHNTCFCNGDCSWGGVMNVSACRYGSPSFISLPHFLHADPALAAAVSGLQPDEDKHSFYFSVEPNLGVPLEVAARFQLNVLIEPNPNIALYEKVPKMLFPIFWVEQSVQTEASIIEELVYARTILEWGATVCACTALLLLVLVALATCCVPRHKYARPADGAIISEKPKDEAEIKLNNL; from the exons ATGCGCGGGCGCACGCCGCGTTGGCGTTGCGTGTTCGCGGTCGTGTGCGCGCTGCTCGCTGCCGCCGGCATCGCCATCTCGCTCACCTGGGGCCGGGTTTTCGACTCTGTGGTGGCGCGA CAAGTGGCCCTGGTGCCTGGGTCCCGATCATTCCGCGAGTGGGAGGCACCGTCTGTGCCACTCTTCATGGATGTGTACCTCTTCAACTGGACCAATTCGGAAAATTTCCCACAGGAAAAGCCTCACTTGGTGCAGTTAG GTCCATACCGCTTCAAAGAGCACCGGCAGCACGTGAATGTGACGTGGCATGTGAACAACGGCTCGATGGCCTATCGCACCCTACGGAGCTGGCACTTCCAACCCTCCAGCAACGGCAGCCTCGACGACAACGTAACCATGCTCAACATCATAGCTGCA TCAGCGATCTACCGCGCTCGAGACTGGGGCTTCTTAGAGCAGAAGATGCTGTCCATGTCGCTGGCCATGTTCGGGCAGCACATGGTGGTGTCGAAGCCGGCTCGGGAGCTGCTGTTCGAGGGCTACGAGGACGCGCTCCTGGACGTGGCCAAGACCTTGCCGGCCAGCGCGACTGGCGGCGCTCCGCCTGTTGATAGATTTGGACTGTTCTACGAA AGGAATAACTCTATCACGACCGATGGCTACATGGAAGTGTCCACAGGGGTGGATAGCGGCACTCTACCAGGTCAGGTGCTGCGGTGGAACTACGAGGACTATCTGCCATACTACACTGGGGAGTGCGCCAAG CTGAAGGGGAGCGCGGGGGAGTTCCTGCCCCGAGACCTGACGGAGCGCTCGGCGGTGACGGTGTTCGTGCCGGACCTGTGCCGCTCCATACAGCTCACGCACAAGCTTAGCGGAGAGCTTGGAGGCTTGCCCTACCACCGCTACTCTGTCGCGCCGGAGAGCTTCGATAACT CAACATCCTCCCACCACAACACGTGCTTCTGCAACGGCGATTGCTCGTGGGGCGGAGTCATGAACGTGTCGGCGTGCCGCTACGGCTCGCCCTCGTTCATCTCGCTGCCGCACTTCCTGCACGCCGACCCAGCGCTCGCGGCCGCCGTCTCTGGCCTGCAGCCCGACGAGGACAAACACTCCTTCTACTTCTCTGTGGAGCCG AATCTTGGTGTGCCACTAGAAGTTGCCGCTAGATTCCAGCTAAATGTTCTAATTGAGCCGAATCCTAATATTGc GCTATATGAGAAAGTGCCAAAAATGCTCTTCCCGATTTTCTGGGTTGAGCAGAGCGTACAAACAGAAGCGAGCATCATCGAGGAGTTGGTGTACGCGCGCACCATCCTGGAGTGGGGCGCGACCGTGTGCGCGTGCACAGCGCTGCTACTGCTGGTGCTGGTGGCGCTGGCCACGTGCTGCGTGCCGCGCCACAAGTACGCGCGCCCGGCGGACGGCGCCATCATCAGCGAGAAACCCAAGGACGAAGCTGAAATAAAGCTGAATAATCTGTGA